The Echinicola jeungdonensis genome segment TTTTCACCCGGTAAGAGTATTGGGTAGGTGGCAAAACCACATATACCGCTCCAGCACCAACTGTTGTGGCTATCCGACAGGATTTTTTGATGGATACCGGGTCTGGAAAATTCAGGTTGACTTTTCCATAATTCACATCAAAAATGACCTGACTTGCATTGGCATGGCCAATATTTACGGCATTTACAGTCCCCATATTAACCTTTACCATCATGGTATCCATTTCGGAAGGATTGTGTTCATGACCTTTATAATTCAGGTCAACATCAGCAGTTACCGTTTTGATTTTACACTTTTTGACATTGAGTTCTGACAAATCCAAATTGGCCTTCCCAATCTCAAAATTAAAGTTGAGATCATATGTGAATTTTTCACAAAGGCCTACATCCCAAGTATGGTCAAAATTGGCTTGTTTATTGGAAAAAATTTTGGAAGAGAGGCTTTTTCCCAGGTTTTCATTTTCGACATTTTGATGATTAAGGACCACCTTAAGCACATTATTATCAATGCTGTATTGAAAATCCGGTAAGATATTTACTTTCGAAAGGTGCCCATGAATATGAATTGGACTGGTGATATAACGCTTTCCAATATCAGAAACCCCTTTATAAGATGAAAAATCCAATTGCACTAAATTAAACCCGTGCTTTTTCTCTACCGTAAATTCTTTTATTATTTGAGCATCCACTTGCTGAGACAACCCAAACACTATAAACACAAATAAGCACAATTTATTCAACATACGAATAAATTACGACTACCATAAAAAAAGGTTTCCTTACTACAAAAAAAGCCGGATTTTCATCCGGCTTTTATATTTTCTTAAATGGATTTCCTTTTAAAAGAACTCCTTCATTTTATCAAACAAGCTCTTTTCGGAATTTCCTGGATCGGGAATAAAATTCTCCGAATCTCTTAAGGATTCCAATTTTTCTCTTTCCTCTTTAGTAAGCTGTTTGGGTGTCCAAACATTGACATGGATCAATTGATCCCCTCGACCATATCCATTCAAATCCTTGATCCCTTTCCCTTTTAGCCGCAAAATTTTACCACTTTGGGTACCTGGGTCAAGTTTGATTTTCACCTTTCCATCGATGGTTGGGACCTCAATATGAGCACCCAATGCAGCATCAATAAAGCTGGCATAAAGATCATAAACCACATTATTACCATCTCTTTGAAGGATTTCATCCTCAATTTCTTCAATGACAATCAATAGGTCTCCAGCCATCCCTCCAGGGATCTCATTACCTTTTCCTGAAAGGCTCAACTGCATTCCATCAGCTACACCACCAGGAATGTTAATTGGAATCACCTCTTCTTTTATTTCCAAACCTCTGGCATCCGCATGGTCGGGCTTTTTGTCAATCATTTGCCCGCTTCCCCCACAATTAGGGCAAGTGCTTGCTGAAACCATCTGACCAAGCATGGTGTTGACCACTTTTTTGATCTGTCCTGTTCCCTGACAGGTTGAGCAAGACTTAAACGTCACTCCATCAGCAACTATCTGGCGTTTAACTTTGATTTTTTTCTCAACACCATTAGCTACTTCCTTAAGGTTCAATTTTAATTTTACACGAAGGTTGGTTCCTTTTTTGGCCCTTCTTCCACCACGGGCTCCCCCGCCAAAGAAAGACTCAAATCCGCCTCCTCCACCAAAAATATCACCAAATTGGGAGAAGATGTCATCCATATTCATGCCAGCACCGCCGCCAAATCCGCCATTTCCACTGACGCCTTGGTGGCCAAAACGATCGTATCGCTCCCTTTTTTCGGCATTGCTTAACACCTCATAAGCTTCCGCAGCTTCTTTAAATTTTTCTTCCGCACTTTTGTCATCCGGATTTTTGTCCGGATGATATTTTAGGGCAAGTTTACGGTAAGCTTTTTTAATTTCTCCCTGGCTAGCATCTTTGGATACGCCTAAAATTTCGTAATAGTCTCTTTTTGTCATAATTATTAAGATCCAATGACTACCTTGGCAAACCTCACTACTTTATCACCAAGCATATAGCCTTTTTCCACCACATCTATTACCTTTCCTTTCATATCTTCACTTGGAGCAGGAATTTTTGTGATTGCTTCCTGATGTTCGGAATCAAAATCTTTTCCAACTTGGTCTTCCATAACCTTGAGCCCTTTGGACTCCAATACCTTAATCAGCTTATTATAAATGAGCAAGCTTCCTTCAAGGGCATTTTTATCTCCCCCTTCTTTTTCCTCAGCTTTGATAGCCCTCTCAAAATCATCCACAACAGGAATAAGGTCCTTCAAAACATCTTCAGACGCTGTTTTGATCAATTCCAACCTCTCCTTGCTAGTTCTCCTCCTGTAATTTTCAAATTCGGAATAAAGCCTCAGGAACTTGTCCTTCAATTCCTGGTTTTCAATTTGAAGCTTTTCTTCAGCTGACAATTCTTCCTTTTCCTGAGCTTCCTGGTTCTCTTCAGCCTCTGCCTCTTGGTTTTCCGTACCCTTCTCGGCTTTAATGTTTTGTTCTTGCTCTCCAACCTGCTCTTCTGAAGCTAATTTATCCTTATCCATTTTCTCTTTTGATATGTTTTCTTTCTCAGTCATAATAAATTTGATACACTAAAGCACCCACATCTTATCAATTAGTTTGCCACTTTCTTTTTCCTGACAAAGTGGCATTATTCTACTATTGCCTTCCAAATCAAATCTTTCAACCTGTCAAGGTTATATGCACTTACTGAGGAAACAAACAGATAATCTACTCCTTCCGGCACATCTGATTTCATTTCTTCCATCAACTCTTCATCTAACATATCAGATTTGGAAAGGGCCAATATCCTCCTTTTATCCAATAACTCAGGGTTGTATTTCTTTAGTTCCTTTACCAGTATTTCATATTCCTTTTTGATACTGTCAGCATCCACTGGAACCATAAATAATAAAATGGAGTTCCTTTCGATATGTCTTAAAAAGCGAATTCCCAAGCCTTTACCTTCAGCGGCACCCTCGATTATACCTGGAATATCTGCCATGACAAAGGATTTGTCTCCACGATAAGGCACTACTCCCAAATTGGGCACCAAGGTGGTAAAAGGGTAATCCCCGATTTCTGGCTTAGCTGCCGAGATACTGGATAACAGGGTAGATTTACCAGCATTGGGAAATCCCACTAATCCCACATCGGCCAACAATTTTAACTCCAGGATTATCCATTCTTCTATTCCCGGTTCTCCTGGTTGGGCATAATGCGGGGCTTGATTGGTTGAAGTTTTAAAATGATCATTTCCAAGACCTCCTCTTCCCCCTTTGGTTAAAACAACTTCCTGATCATGCTCGGTAATTTCAAACCGCACGTCTCCTGTTTCCGCATCCTTAGCCACGGTTCCCAACGGAACTTCCAAAATCACATCTGCACCGTCTTTCCCCTTTCTACGGCCTCCTTCCCCACCATTTCCATTTTTAGCGATGACGTGCTTTCTATATTTAAGGTGTAGCAAAGTCCAAAGCTGGGAATTTCCCCTAAGGATAATATGGCCACCTCTCCCTCCATCTCCTCCATCAGGCCCACCCTTAGGCACATGCTTTTCCCGGCGGAAGTGGGCAGACCCAGCTCCACCAGCACCCGACCGGGAACAAAACTTTACATAATCAATAAAATTCGAATCTGCCACGTTTAATATTATTTACCCATAAATAAAATTGGCTAAGAACAAGCTCTTAGCCAATAAGATTTCCCACAAAGGTACAATTAATTTTCAGGATTAATACCGGTCGATCACTGCACAGATCAGACTAAATATCTCATCAATCTCACCTACCCCATATATTCCGGAAAATTTCCCTTGCTCTTTGTAATAAGTTGCCACAGGAAGAGTCTCCTCCTGGTAAACTTTAATTCTTGTATTGATTTTTTCCTCATCCTGGTCGTCAGCTCTCCCTGATGTTTTTCCTCTCCCTCTTATCCTTTCTTTCAATTCCTCTTCAGGGACCTCCAAAGCTATCATACCGGAGATATCCATTGATTTTTCCTCTAATAAATTGTCCAAGGCTTCCGCTTGGGCGACCGTCCGTGGAAATCCATCAAAAATAAAACCCTTAACGTCCGGAGAATTTTTTATTTTATCGTCAACCATTCCAATGACTACTTCATCAGGAACAAGCCTTCCCTCATCCATATATTTACGGGCAAGCTTTCCTAGCTCAGTACCATTTCCCAAGTGCTTTCTAAAAAGATCCCCGGTGGAAATGTGTTCCAGTTCATATTTATCAATAAGTTTTTCACTTTGTGTCCCCTTTCCGGCACCAGGAGGTCCAAATAAAACGATATTAAGCATGATGTTTAATTTTAAAGATTGTATCCGGCCGAAACCGCTTATTTAAGTTGATAAATTTCTTTAATATTCCTTCCCACCCCCTCATAGTCCATCCCATATCCTACGACAAACTTATTGGGTATTTCAAAGCCAATGTATTCTACATCTACAGGAGCCCTTAAAGCTTTGGGCTTAAACAACAAACTGACAACCGCTACATTTTTTGGCTTTTTTTCCTTTACTGCTTTTAGCATATGTTCAATGCTTCGCCCGGTATCAACAATATCTTCCACGATCAAAACTTCCCGTCCCTCCAACTCCTCATTCAACCCAATCAACCCATTTATTTTCCCTGTAGAACTCATCGATTCATAGGAGGAAATTTTGACAAAGGAAACTTCCACCTCCAGGTCAATTTTTTTGAGAAGGTCCGAGAGAAACATAAAAGAACCATTGAGAACCCCAATTACCAAAGGCGTTTTCCCTTTATAATCTGTTGTCAATTGATCTCCCAACTCGGCAACTCTTTTTTTCAGATCCTCCTCAGGAATAAAGGAAACAAACTGTTTGTCTTTTAGTGTAATCATATGATTAACAAAAATGCCCTATATCAGGGCAATACAAATATAGAGAAATTTGGTGGCCCATTCCTATTAATATAGGGACAAAGGCTTACAGGTGAACCATTAAGTACCGGTACAGTGCCAGCATAGATTCCAAATCCTTTAAAGCCACCTTTTCATTTGGGGTATGAACATGGTCCTCTGGTGCTCCAATAAAGCACCAATCCACTGGATAAGGGCTCATCTGGATTTCCCTGCCGTCACTCCCCCCGGCACCTTCAACTTCTATTTGATAGGGAATTCCACTCTTTTCTGCCAATGAAACAATTTTATTCAAAAAAACTTTTCTAGGGATAAATTTATCCCTCAGCGAAATAGCGGTACCATTTCCATGAATCACCCCATCAGTCACCCAGGTAATATCAGAAACCAATGCCTGCCTGATTTCCCATTGCTCGTAAATAAATTTGAGTAAAAAAGGGACACTTCCACCCCCATGTTCCTCATATGTGGAAAATACAACTACCCCATCAGTTAAATCCTCACACAATTTCAATGCATTATATACACCCAGCCGATTATCCAAGTAGGCCCCTTGGATAAATTCTTCACCTATCCTTAAATTTTGCCGGAAACTTAAATTGGTACCAGGCAAAATCCCTCTGGGGAAATCATGAAAAACTTTTTCATCTTGTATTTTAATTTTACAAGCTATGGGCCCAAGGAGATCCTCCCCTTCCAATTCATCTCCATCATTTACATCGGGGCCACCTACTGGAACCAACTGATTTTCATACCTTGAGGTAAAACCTATGGTATCTATATGGGCAAAAACTGCAGTTCTTGGATCACCAAATTTTAATACAACATTATCTTGAAATCTATCCCCATAGAATACCTCTGGGACAACCTTCCATTGGTTCCTCCGTTGGAGGACATAATTGATTATAAAGGATGAAATTTCATGTTCATCTCCGGAAACACCCCTTATGTTGAGGATTTCTTTCAAAAGCTCCATGATTGGCACAATTTATGAGTTGAATATTTTGCAAAGATCGGACTAATTAGTTCAAAACAAACAGTCAAAAATTTATAGTTTTTGAATAAAAAATATACATTTGCATATCAGTTAACAGTTACTAAGTTTGGATTTAAATCAATTAAACACTTAATTTTGGAAAAAAATTTTTTGTAATCATGAAAAAATTATTACTATCAAGCTTAATGGCAGGAGCATTGGCAGTTGGAGCTAATGCCCAGGACGACTTCAATAAGTGGTCAATCGATGTAAACGGAGGATTCAATAAAGCCATGGCTCCTTTGACGCCAGGCTATTATTCTCCTACCTTAAATTTGGGACATGCTGACTTTGGTGTCAGATACATGTTTAATGAAAAATTCGGTGCGAAACTGGATTATGGTTTTGGTAAATTTCAAGAAGCTGAAGGGCACCCATCTTTTGAAACAAATTATTACCGAGTAAACCTTCAGGGTGTGGCCAACCTTGGGGCAATGATGAACTTTGAAACTTTCAGCAGAAGTCTAGGATTGCTAGGTCACTTCGGTGCAGGTTTCGGCCAAATCACCCCTAAACAAAACACTTGGGCTGATGAAGAAGATCAAGTTTATAACTTTATCGCCGGTCTTACCGGTCAAGTTAAGCTTAGTGAAAGAGTAGCCTTGAATGGTGATATCAGCACCATTATTGCTGGCCGTCAGACCATCGCATTTGACGGAGCTTCTTCGATTAATGCCATCGACCCAGGGTTTTATGGTACCAACGCTGTTTCTTGGACAGGTACCTTAGGTCTTTCTTTCTACCTAGGCGGCAACGATACGCATGCTGACTGGTATGTAAGAGAAGACAAGTATGCCACCAAGGATGAGTTGGAAAGCCAAATCGGAGAGATCAAGGATATGTTGAAAGACTCTGATGGCGACGGTGTTCCTGATTACTTGGACAAAGAGCCAAACACTCCTCAAGGTGCCCGTGTAGATTCTCACGGTGCTACTTTGGATTCTGATGGCGACGGTATTCCTGATCACACTGACGAATGTGCTTTCGTTCCAGGCCCTGCTTCTAACAACGGTTGCCCAGTTGAAGACAGCAGCGACGAAGTAGACTACTTCAAGAAAGCCATCAACGAAGGTTATGTTAACGTTTATTATGCATTTGACAGTGCAAAACCACTTGGTTACTCTTCTTCGGCAGCTAACTACGTAGCTAACTTCATGAAGAGAAACCCAGGTGTAAATGTTGAAATCAAAGGTTATGCTGATGAAATCGGACCAGAAGATTACAACATGAAGCTTTCTGAAAGAAGAGCCAAAGCAGTTCATGACCTATTGATTGAAGCTGGTATCGATGCTTCCAGAATTTCTTACAAAGGATATGGAGAAGATACTAGTGTGGACAAGAGCTCTGCTGATGCTCGTCAGCTAGCTAGAAGAGCTTCTTTCGAGGTTCAATAATTCATAAAGAATTTGATAATCAAAAACCGGCCTTTTCAGGTCGGTTTTTTTTTGCTTATTTTTGGCCAGTATGTTTATATTAAACCAACATAACTCCATTGCCAACCAATTTCTTTTGGAGCTTAGGGATGTCCAAAAGCAAGAGGACCGTCTACGATTCCGTAACAATTTGGAAAGGCTAGGCGAAATCCTCGCCTATGAAATCAGTAAAAAACTGATTTATAAATCCCAAACCATCTCAACCCCCCTCAAAAACACATCTGTACAAACCCTATCTGAACAACCTGTTCTCATTTCAATCCTGAGAGCTGCCATCCCATTTTTCCAGGGGTTTATCAATTATTTTGACCAGGCAGATAGCGGTTTTATTGGGGCCATTAGAAAATCATCGGAGAGTAATCCCGAAATTTCGGTAGACCTTAACTATCTGGCAGCCCCTCTGGTGGAGGATAAAGAAGTCATTATCGTGGATCCTATGTTAGCAACAGGAAAATCGCTTTTGGCGGGATTAAATGAGCTTAGGAAAAACGGAAAACCCAAAAAAGTCCATATTGCCTCAGTCATTGCTGCCCCGGAAGGGATCGATTATATTAGGAACAACCTGGATATTCCTTATCAATTTTGGACTTGTGCCTTAGATGAAAAATTGAATCCCAAGGCATATATCGTCCCTGGCCTTGGGGATGCGGGGGATTTATCATTTGGCCCTAAAATGTAATCAAAAGTGATTTATTTATTAATTTTTATTGGATTTCTTATCCTCCTCCTTGGAGGTAAGGTTTTGGTAGATGGTGCCTCTGCAGTTGCTGCCAAGCTAGGATTAAGTCCCAGTGTGATCGGGATGACCATCGTTGCTTTCGGCACTTCCGCCCCAGAGCTATTGGTGAGCCTCACGGCTGCCCTCAAGGGCACCAATGATATAGCCGTTGGAAATGTGGTGGGCTCCAATATTTCAAATATTACCTTGGTTTTAGGTTCTAGTGTTTTGGTGTACCCAGTTGCCTTAAGAACTTCTGCGGTAAAGTGGGATTACAGCTTCACCCTTTTTGCCACTTTGCTTTTTTATGCCCTAGCTTTGAATGGAATGATTTCCATGGTTGAGGGAATCATATTATTCACCCTTCTAATATTAATCAATTGGTTCCTTTTCAAAACCATGCATCACGGACTGGATGAAATAAGTGATGAAGAAACGGAAAAGATCAAACAAGCTCCTTTGGTAAGATCTATTTTATTCATCATTGGAGGGATTTTAGGACTGTATTATGGTTCAGAATTATTGGTGGAAAATGCCATCCTATTGGCTCAAAAATTTGGGGTAAGTGAAAGAATTATTGGAGTAACCATCATAGCCATTGGGACTAGCTTACCTGAATTGGCCACTTCCATTTTGGCAGCGATAAAAAAAGAAACCGATATAGCAATTGGTAATATTTTGGGGAGTAATTTGCAGAACATTCTTTCTATTATTGGTGTTACTGCTATTGTAAAGCCTATCGAAGTAACTGATGCTTTTTTATCCAGTGATTTTCTTTGGATGATTGGTTTCACTCTTCTTCTGTACCCTATTATGAGGTCAGGACACCGAATTACGAGAATGGAAGGCGGCTTATTGCTTCTGGTTTACGGCTTATATATTTACTTTCTTTTGTAATGATTGAATACATTTTAGAATTTTTGGGAATTTACATCGTCTGCCTCTTTAAATTTATAGGTGGACCGGTTTTGGGGACTGCTGCAAATTACACAATCCTTGAAATTATGATTGTAACGGTTTCTGGAATGATGACAAGTGTATTCCTTTTCACTTTTCTAGGAGAATGGATTAAACACAAATGGAAAATACATATTAATCCGAACCCAAAAACCTTTACTCCAAAAACCAGAAGGATTATTACCATTTGGCAAAAATTTGGGGCACCAGGTGTAGCTGCCCTAACCCCACTTATCCTAACCCCTATAGGAGGCACTATTATTTTAACCTCATTTGGGGTGAAAAGAAGAAAGATCTTTCTTTATATGCTAATAAGTGCCGTGATTTGGTCCTTATTCCTTGGAGCATCCATTAACAAAATTCTTGAAATTCCCTTTTTTAGCAATATGATAAATTAATAACAGGGCTGCCCTGTAAGTCAATATTCTTATTGCTTCCAATAATATTCATAAAAAAAGCCCTTGATAAAATTCAAGGGCTTTTGATTTCCAGAGCTTGGTTTATCAAATATTA includes the following:
- the dnaJ gene encoding molecular chaperone DnaJ is translated as MTKRDYYEILGVSKDASQGEIKKAYRKLALKYHPDKNPDDKSAEEKFKEAAEAYEVLSNAEKRERYDRFGHQGVSGNGGFGGGAGMNMDDIFSQFGDIFGGGGGFESFFGGGARGGRRAKKGTNLRVKLKLNLKEVANGVEKKIKVKRQIVADGVTFKSCSTCQGTGQIKKVVNTMLGQMVSASTCPNCGGSGQMIDKKPDHADARGLEIKEEVIPINIPGGVADGMQLSLSGKGNEIPGGMAGDLLIVIEEIEDEILQRDGNNVVYDLYASFIDAALGAHIEVPTIDGKVKIKLDPGTQSGKILRLKGKGIKDLNGYGRGDQLIHVNVWTPKQLTKEEREKLESLRDSENFIPDPGNSEKSLFDKMKEFF
- a CDS encoding nucleotide exchange factor GrpE, with translation MTEKENISKEKMDKDKLASEEQVGEQEQNIKAEKGTENQEAEAEENQEAQEKEELSAEEKLQIENQELKDKFLRLYSEFENYRRRTSKERLELIKTASEDVLKDLIPVVDDFERAIKAEEKEGGDKNALEGSLLIYNKLIKVLESKGLKVMEDQVGKDFDSEHQEAITKIPAPSEDMKGKVIDVVEKGYMLGDKVVRFAKVVIGS
- the obgE gene encoding GTPase ObgE, producing the protein MADSNFIDYVKFCSRSGAGGAGSAHFRREKHVPKGGPDGGDGGRGGHIILRGNSQLWTLLHLKYRKHVIAKNGNGGEGGRRKGKDGADVILEVPLGTVAKDAETGDVRFEITEHDQEVVLTKGGRGGLGNDHFKTSTNQAPHYAQPGEPGIEEWIILELKLLADVGLVGFPNAGKSTLLSSISAAKPEIGDYPFTTLVPNLGVVPYRGDKSFVMADIPGIIEGAAEGKGLGIRFLRHIERNSILLFMVPVDADSIKKEYEILVKELKKYNPELLDKRRILALSKSDMLDEELMEEMKSDVPEGVDYLFVSSVSAYNLDRLKDLIWKAIVE
- a CDS encoding adenylate kinase is translated as MLNIVLFGPPGAGKGTQSEKLIDKYELEHISTGDLFRKHLGNGTELGKLARKYMDEGRLVPDEVVIGMVDDKIKNSPDVKGFIFDGFPRTVAQAEALDNLLEEKSMDISGMIALEVPEEELKERIRGRGKTSGRADDQDEEKINTRIKVYQEETLPVATYYKEQGKFSGIYGVGEIDEIFSLICAVIDRY
- the hpt gene encoding hypoxanthine phosphoribosyltransferase produces the protein MITLKDKQFVSFIPEEDLKKRVAELGDQLTTDYKGKTPLVIGVLNGSFMFLSDLLKKIDLEVEVSFVKISSYESMSSTGKINGLIGLNEELEGREVLIVEDIVDTGRSIEHMLKAVKEKKPKNVAVVSLLFKPKALRAPVDVEYIGFEIPNKFVVGYGMDYEGVGRNIKEIYQLK
- a CDS encoding M20/M25/M40 family metallo-hydrolase; amino-acid sequence: MELLKEILNIRGVSGDEHEISSFIINYVLQRRNQWKVVPEVFYGDRFQDNVVLKFGDPRTAVFAHIDTIGFTSRYENQLVPVGGPDVNDGDELEGEDLLGPIACKIKIQDEKVFHDFPRGILPGTNLSFRQNLRIGEEFIQGAYLDNRLGVYNALKLCEDLTDGVVVFSTYEEHGGGSVPFLLKFIYEQWEIRQALVSDITWVTDGVIHGNGTAISLRDKFIPRKVFLNKIVSLAEKSGIPYQIEVEGAGGSDGREIQMSPYPVDWCFIGAPEDHVHTPNEKVALKDLESMLALYRYLMVHL
- a CDS encoding OmpA family protein; the encoded protein is MKKLLLSSLMAGALAVGANAQDDFNKWSIDVNGGFNKAMAPLTPGYYSPTLNLGHADFGVRYMFNEKFGAKLDYGFGKFQEAEGHPSFETNYYRVNLQGVANLGAMMNFETFSRSLGLLGHFGAGFGQITPKQNTWADEEDQVYNFIAGLTGQVKLSERVALNGDISTIIAGRQTIAFDGASSINAIDPGFYGTNAVSWTGTLGLSFYLGGNDTHADWYVREDKYATKDELESQIGEIKDMLKDSDGDGVPDYLDKEPNTPQGARVDSHGATLDSDGDGIPDHTDECAFVPGPASNNGCPVEDSSDEVDYFKKAINEGYVNVYYAFDSAKPLGYSSSAANYVANFMKRNPGVNVEIKGYADEIGPEDYNMKLSERRAKAVHDLLIEAGIDASRISYKGYGEDTSVDKSSADARQLARRASFEVQ
- the upp gene encoding uracil phosphoribosyltransferase; amino-acid sequence: MFILNQHNSIANQFLLELRDVQKQEDRLRFRNNLERLGEILAYEISKKLIYKSQTISTPLKNTSVQTLSEQPVLISILRAAIPFFQGFINYFDQADSGFIGAIRKSSESNPEISVDLNYLAAPLVEDKEVIIVDPMLATGKSLLAGLNELRKNGKPKKVHIASVIAAPEGIDYIRNNLDIPYQFWTCALDEKLNPKAYIVPGLGDAGDLSFGPKM
- a CDS encoding calcium/sodium antiporter produces the protein MIYLLIFIGFLILLLGGKVLVDGASAVAAKLGLSPSVIGMTIVAFGTSAPELLVSLTAALKGTNDIAVGNVVGSNISNITLVLGSSVLVYPVALRTSAVKWDYSFTLFATLLFYALALNGMISMVEGIILFTLLILINWFLFKTMHHGLDEISDEETEKIKQAPLVRSILFIIGGILGLYYGSELLVENAILLAQKFGVSERIIGVTIIAIGTSLPELATSILAAIKKETDIAIGNILGSNLQNILSIIGVTAIVKPIEVTDAFLSSDFLWMIGFTLLLYPIMRSGHRITRMEGGLLLLVYGLYIYFLL